ATGAACTCATAGAGGGAGACATTGTCCCTTTAAAAGATTTTGAAAAAGAGATGTTCTTTGAAGGATGCCTTCCGATTGAAGAACTGGCAAGGAGAGGAGAAAAGGCCCTCGCTTATGGACCCTTGAAACCTGTGGGGCTCAAGGATAAAAATGGCTTAAGACCTTTTGCAGTTGTTCAGTTAAGAAAAGAGAACAAAGAAGGTAAGACCTATAGCATGGTAGGATTTCAAACAAGGCTTACCTATCAAGAGCAAAAAAGGATTTTCAGAATGATTCCTGGTCTAGAGAAGGTAAGATTTCTCCAATACGGGAGTAGGCACCGCAATACATACATCAATTCGCCTCTCATCTTAAATGAGCATTTACAGGTAAAATTTCTTCCTCATATATTTATTGCTGGACAGCTCACAGGGGTTGAAGGGTATATAGAGTCAGCCTCAATGGGATTGATAGCAGGGATAAATGCTATAAGATTTTTAAGGGGTGATGACCTATTTGTTCCCCCTCCTACGACAGCTATTGGTTCTCTGATAAGATTTATTACAGGAAGCCATTCTTCTCAATTTCAGCCAACGAATATAAATTTTGGTCTATTTCCAAGTTTAAATTCGAACAATATATCAAAATCAAAAAGAAAGATATTTATCGTTGAAAGGGCTATGAAAGATATACAAAAATGGAGTATAATAATAAATAAACAAAATAAGAATACCCTTTTAAAAGTACTAGTTTAAATGAAAATCCAATATCTTATAGAAAAATTTAAAAGATTTTTAGATATAGAAAAAAATGTATCCGAGCATACCCTTAGAAATTATATTAGCGATTTAGAACAATTCCGTCAATTTTTAAAGGCCACATCTTTATGTTTAAAAGATACTAAGGGTGATATAGATCTTGAAGACATTGACAAGCTTATTATCAGGTCCTATATGGGATATCTCCATGTTAAAATAGGCAATAGTGGTAAGACAGTAGCAAGAAAATTATCAACCTTAAGATCCTTTTTTCAATATCTCATAAGGGAAGGTTATACAGATAAAAATTATCCCAAAATGGTTTCCGCCCCTAAACAGGAAAAAAGGATTCCATCTTTTCTTTCTGTTGATGACATATATAAATTATTGGAATCTCCCAAAGGCATGAAACCCCTTGTGTTGAGAGATCTGGCAATCTTAGAATTATTTTACGCATCTGGAATCAGAATTAGTGAATTGGTGAACCTTGATCTGAAAGATTTAAATTTTCAAGATCGTTTTGTAAAGGTTTTAGGAAAGGGAAGAAAGGAGAGAATTGTTCCATTAGGCAGAAAGTCTTCCGAAGCTTTACAGAATTATATCAATATAAGGAATGATTTGATAAAAAAAGGATCTGATGAGAGAGAAAGTATGAGTGCCTTATTCCTAAACAATAAGGGAAGAAGAATAACCCCACGTGGTGTTCAAAACATTGTAATGAAATATGTCAGAGATGCAGGATTAAAAAAGAAAATAAGTCCTCATACCTTGCGGCATTCCTTTGCTACGCATCTATTGGATGCTGGTGCTGATTTAAGGACTATTCAGGAATTTTTGGGGCATAGTTCTTTATCGACCACCCAAAAATATACTCATTTAACTACTGACAGATTAATGCAAATATATGATAAAGCACATCCTAGGGCAAGAAAGAAGTCTTGATTTTATGAGGAGAAAAAAGATGGACCTAAGATTTCGATCCACCACAATATTATGTGTCAGACACAAAAATAAGGTTGTCATGGCCGGTGATGGACAGGTCAGTTTTGGTAATACCGTGATGAAACATATGGCAAGGAAAGTAAGGAGAATGTATAATGATAAGATATTAGCTGGATTTGCAGGTGCTGCTGCAGATGCCTTTGCTCTTTTTGGTAGATTTGAAAGCAAACTTGAGCAGTATCATGGTAATCTTAACAGAGCTGCTGTGGAGTTGGCCAAGGACTGGAGGATGGATAAGGTATTGCGGAGATTAGAGGCCCTATTGGTAGTAGCGGATAAGGAAAGTTCTTTACTCTTATCAGGAACAGGGGAAATCATAGAACCTGATGATGGTATTATTGGTATCGGTTCTGGTGGACCTTATGCTTTGGCCGCAGCAAAGGCTTTAGTTGCCTATTCGAATTTAGAAACCAGAGAGATAGTGAAAAAAGCTATGGAAATTGCAGCCTCGATATGTGTTTTCACAAATGATAATATCGTGGTTGAAGAGCTTTAAAATATGGAGCAACCGATGAAGAAATTAACGCCTCGAGAGATTGTAAAAGAACTGGATAAGTATATTATTGGTCAGAAAGAGGCTAAGAGAGCATCAGCGATTGCTTTAAGAAACAGGTGGAGAAGACAGCAACTTCAGCCAGAATTGAGAGATGAAGTAGCCCCGAAAAATATTATTATGATAGGTCCAACGGGGGTTGGAAAGACAGAAATAGCAAGAAGATTATCAAAATTAGATTCTTCCCCTTTTCTAAAGATTGAAGCATCCAAGTTTACAGAGGTGGGTTATGTAGGTCGAGATGTTGAGTCGATAATCAGGGATTTAACCGAATTGTCAAAAAATATGGTATTAGATGAGAAGACAAGTGAGGTAGAGGACAAGGCCACAAAAGCTGCAGAGGAAAGGATTCTAGACTTATTATTACCACTTCCCAAAACACATCATAAAAAAGGTGATATTGAGAAAGAAGAACTGGATGATTTAGGAAAAGAGCATTATCAAAATACGAGAGAAAAATTTAAGAAATACTTAAGAGAAGGAAAATTTGATGATAGATTTGTAGAGATAGACATTCAGGAGAAGATGGTACCTGTGATTGAGGTTCTCTCTGGGTCTGGACTGGAGGAGATGGATATAAATATCAAAGACATGTTTGGGAGCCTCCTCCCTCAGAAGAAGAAGAGAAGAAAGGAAAAAGTTCCGGAGGCTTTAAGAATATTCAAACAGGAAGAGGCACAAAAGCTAATCGATATGGGCAAGGTGATTAAGGAGGCTATAAACAGAATAGAACAATCAGGCATTGTTTTTTTAGATGAAATTGATAAAATAGCAGGGAGAGAAGGCACTCATGGCCCAGATGTTTCTAGGGAAGGCGTGCAGAGGGACCTTTTACCAATTATAGAAGGCAGTAGAGTTAGCACAAAGTACGGGATGGTGAAAACAGACCACATTCTCTTTATCGCGGCCGGTGCTTTTCATGTCTCTAAGCCTTCTGATCTTATTCCTGAAATGCAGGGAAGATTTCCCATAAGGGTTGAGCTTGATTCCCTCGGAAAAGAAGAGTTTATAAAAATTCTTACAGAGCCCCAAAATGCTCTTATAAAGCAGTATACCGCCCTTTTAGAGACAGAGGATATCAAAATAGAATTTACTGATGAAGCGATTTCAGAAATAGCAGGATTAGCAGCGTTGGTAAATGATAGATCTGAGAATATTGGTGCGAGGAGACTGCATACTATTATGGAGAAACTATTAGATGAGATATCTTTTGATGCCCCAGATCTCGAAATAAAAGAAATAGAAATAGATGCCAAGTATGTTAGAGAAAAACTGGATAAGGTTATAAAGGATGAAGATTTAAGCAGATATATTTTGTAATAAGAAAATGACAAAAGAGAGAAAAAAATATACACCAGTCGAAAAGGCAAACATCTTGATAGAGGCTTTTCCCTATATTAAGAGATTCTATGGCAAGACCATTGTCATAAAATTTGGTGGGAGTGCCATGATTAATGAAAGTCTTAAAAAATCCTTTGCCCTTGATATTATCTTAATGAAGTATATTGGGATAGCTCCAGTGATTGTTCATGGGGGTGGTCCAAAAATAACCGAGGTGATGAAAAAGATGGGAAAGGAGCCAAATTTTATTGAGGGGCAAAGAATAACCGATAGCGAAACCATGGATATCGTAGAGATGGTGCTTGGAGGAATTGTGAATAAACAAATAGTGGCATTAATTAACCATCATGGAGGTAGGGCAGTCGGCTTGACGGGAAAGGATGGTCAATTCATCAAGGCTAAAAAATTAAATTTTAAAAGGTTATCTGAGGAAACAGGAACTCCTGAAATAATAGATATTGGCATGGTTGGAGAAGTAGAGTCCATTAATCCTGAAATAGTAAAGATCTTAAAAGAAGGAGATTTTATACCCGTGATTGCACCAATTGGGATAGGGGAACATGGTGAGACATATAATATCAATGCCGATCATGTTGCATCAAGAGTAGCATCTGCATTGCATGCAGAAAAACTTATTTTATTAACAGATGAAGTGGGAATTATAGGAAAAGATAAATCTTTACTCCCTACTCTCAACAGTAAAGAAGTCAATAATCTCATTCAAAAAAAGGTTATAAAGGGGGGTATGCTTCCTAAGGTAGCGGCTTGTCTTGATGCTTTGGATTCCCATGTGTCAAAGACTCATATTATTGATGGAAGAGTTAATCATGCCATCTTGCTAGAAATGTTTACTGACGAAGGAGTGGGAACAGAAATCGTAAATTAGTCACTTCAACCTTTTGAATAACTCTCTCCTTTAATTCTTTTATTTCCATTTTTTATTTCTTTATTGATTTAAAATTCAATTTTATGATAACATAATATTTTTTTAATGAGGCGTTTACCCTTGGATACCAATAATATAATTAAAAATTCATTAAGATATTTGGTTAATAATTACTTCCGTTTTCCAATTGTATTAGTTAGAGGAGAGGGATGCAAAGTATGGGATGTGGACGGTAAGGAATATATAGATTTTGCAAGTGGTCTGGGGACAACTAACTTAGGACACTGTCATCCCAAGATTATTGAGGCTGTCAAGGATCAAGTAGAGACTTTGATCCATATAAGTAATTTTTATCATATCGTTCCCCAGGTAGAGATGGCTATGCTATTAGTTGAAAATTCCTTTGCTGACAGAGTCTTTTTTTGCAATAGTGGTGCGGAGGCAAATGAAGCAGCTATAAAATTGGCAAGAAAGTATTCTAGGGATAGATATGGAGACCAGAGATACGAGGTTATCTCCACAAGAGGTTCTTTTCATGGAAGGACAATTGCTTCTCTATCCGCTACGTGTCAAGAAAAGCTTTGGAAAGGGTTTGAACCCATGCTTGTTGGTTTTCAATATGTTCCTTTTGATAACATTGAAGAGACAGAGAAAACAATATCTGATAAGACATGTGCTATTATCGTTGAACCGATTCAAGGAGAAGGAGGGGTCAATATTCCTTCAGAAGGATATTTGAAGAAGCTGAGGGGTTTATGTGACAAGAATAATCTTTTGCTCATCCTTGATGAGGTCCAAACAGGAATGGGGAGAACAGGAAAATTGTTTGCGTATGAACATGAGAACGTTTCTCCCGATATAATGACATTGGCCAAATCTTTAGGTGGAGGACTGCCTATTGGTGCTATGCTTGCCACGAATGATGTAGCTGAGACATTTACCCCTGGAAGCCACGGATCAACCTTTGGTGGAAATCCTTTATCTTGTGCTGCAGGTATGGCAGCTCTAAAGGTCATCTTAGAGGAAAATCTTCTTGAGAACAGTAGTAAAGTCGGGAACTACTTTATCGACAGACTTAAAGGTTTGCAAATGAAATATGATTTCATAAAAGACCTGAGAGGTAGGGGGCTGATGATAGGAATGGAGATTGACTTTGAAGGGAAAAAAATAGTTGAGTTGTGTGCAGAGAAGGGGTTTATTATAAATTGTACAATGGAAAGAATATTAAGATTTCTCCCCCCTTTAATGATTGGTGAAAAAGAAGTCGATTTATTAATTGATATGCTCAATGAAATTTTCAAGGGTTTAAAATCATGAAAAAAGACTTGTTATCCTTAACTAATTTAGAAAAAGAAGAAATTGAAGAAATTTTAGAGAGAGCCTCTGTTCTCAAGGATAACCTTAAAAAAGGTATATCCTATAGACCCTTAGAAGGAAGGATATTAGGTCTAATATTTCAGAAACCTTCGACAAGGACGAGGGTCTCCTTTGAGGCAGGTATGTATCAACTTGGGGGAACAGTCATATTTTTGAATACTGATGAGCTTCAGCTATCCAGAGGAGAGGGTATCAAGGATTCTGCTATGGTTCTATCAAGATATCTTGACGGCCTTGTGATTAGGACATATTCTCAAGAAAAATTGGAAGAATTTGCTCATCATGCTACCATACCTGTAATTAATGGGCTTACGGATCTTCTTCATCCCTGTCAGATATTATCTGATATTTTTACTATAAAAGAGAAGCGAGGGGGCTATCGAGGAATTAAAGTCGCATACGTAGGGGATGGTAATAATGTTGCCAACTCCTGGTTATATGGTGCTTCCAAGTTAGGTATAAATCTCTCTATTGCTTCTCCGAAAGGATATCAACCCAATAAGGAGATTTTAAAGACAGCTATAAGCCTAGCTTATGAGAGCGGTGCGAGAATAGACCTTTTTGAAGACCCATTCAAGGCTGTGAATGATGCTGATATCATATATACTGATGTATGGACAAGCATGGGACAGGAAAAAGAGTATCAAAAAAGAAAAAAGATCTTTAGAGACTATCAAATAAACAAAAAATTAGTCGATGCTGCCAAAAAAGAGGTCTTGGTAATGCATTGTATGCCTGTACATAGGGAAGAAGAGATTACTTCAGAGGTTATGGACGGACCCATGTCTATTATCATTGAGCAGTCAGAGAATCGTCTTCATACACAGAAAGCTATATTAGAAATTCTATTAGCTTAGAGATGGAGGATGATCTATGAATCATTTGCCAAAAAAGATTGTATTGGCCTACTCCGGGGGATTAGACACGTCTGTAATCATTAAGTGGTTATTGGAGAATTACAAATCAGAGATTATTGCGTTTGTGGCTGACCTCGGGCAGAAAGAGGATCTGAAAGAGATTAAGAATAAAGCGCTTGCTACAGGAGCAAAAAATGTTTATGTTGAAGACCTCAAAGAGGAATTCGTAAGAGACTATATCTTCAAAGCCCTGAAAGCAAATGCTATCTACGAAGGAACCTATCTCTTAGGCACATCTTTAGCCAGACCACTTATTGCAAAAAAACAGATAGAGATAGCGGATAAAGAGGGAGCAGATGCTGTTGCTCACGGTGCAACAGGAAAAGGAAACGATCAGGTTAGATTCGAATTGACTTACAAGTCTTTAAACCCTGAAATAAAGATAATCGCACCATGGAGAGAGTGGGAATTCGATTCGAGGGAGTCTTTAATAGCCTATGCAAAAAAACATTCAATACCAGTACCTGTTACGGCAGAAAAGCCCTATAGTAGTGATGAAAATCTATTCCATATAAGCTATGAAGGGGGTGTTTTAGAGGATCCTTGGTTAGAACCAAAGGAAGATATGTTTAAATTGACCACTTCTCCTGAACAAGCGCCAGATAGTCCGGTATATCTCGAGATAGATTTCGAGAAAGGAATACCTGTAGCAATAGACGGAAAGAAAAATAGCCCAGCAAAACTTTTAGAGAAATTGAATAAGACCGGTGGCCAACATGGAATAGGAAGGATTGATATCGTAGAGAATAGATTTGTGGGAATAAAGTCAAGGGGAGTCTATGAGACACCTGGTGGTACGATTCTCCACATCGCTCATAGAGCCATAGAATCAATAACTATGGATAGAGAGGTTATGCATATAAGAGACTCTCTCATTCCGAAGTATTCAGAATTAATATACTACGGTTTTTGGTTTTCACCGGAGATGGAGATGTTGCAAAAGACTATTGATGAGTCCCAGTTGAATGTTACAGGGAAAGTGAGAGTCAAATTATATAAAGGAAACTGTATTGTTACAGGGAGAAAATCTGAACAATCCCTTTATAGTCAAAAATTAGCTACCTTTGAGAAGGAAGAAGTCTATAATCAAAAGGATGCTGGAGGATTTATCAATCTTAATGCTCTTCGCCTTAAGATGAGAGCCCTGCTGAAAAGAAAGACTTAAGGTAAAAAACATGTTTTTTGATATTCATACCCATACAACGAGATACTCTCCTTGTAGCATATTAAAACCCCATGACTTGGTGAATAAGGCTCTTGAATTAAACCTTGATGGAATCGTTATTACAGAGCACGGGATGTTGTGGGATAAGGAAGAGATTCTGGAATTGAAAGAAGAGACAGGGGCTAATGATATGCCCATTCTCAGAGGGCAGGAGGTTACATGTTACACCCCTCAAGGTAATTTTCATGGAGACCTTCTGGTTTTTGGATATGATGAGTTATTTCAAGAAAAAGTAACAGCGGTTGAGGTTATTGAGAGAGTACATGAGGTAGGGGGTGTAGTTGTTGCTGCCCATCCTTACAGAGAAGGATATGGATTTGGAGATGATGTTTTCAATCTCCATTTAGATGGTATTGAGGTCTTTCATCCCTATCATTCCTCATTAGACATAAAAAAGGCACAGTCAGCAAAAAAGATCCTTGATGTGGCTGACCTAGGAGGGAGTGATGCCCATGACGTTAGCTTTGTAGGATATTATCTCACATCTTTTTCAGGGGAAGTGAAAACCGAAGAAGATCTGGTAAGAGAGATCATAGCTAAAAATTGTAAGGCTGTTACCCTAGAGGAGGTCAAAGAAGTAGAGGGAAAATGAGGATCCTAATTACTGGAGGAAGCGGACTTTTAGGGTGGAATCTTTCTAAGATTGCTTCCTGTAATCACCAAGTCATTATCTCATATTTTAAACATCCCGTAGAACTTCCAGACCTCTGTTCTGTTTTATTAAATATAATAAATAAAAGTGAAGTCAAAAAACTTATCAAGTTCTACAGACCTGAGGTTATTATACATACTGCTGCTTTAACAAATGTAGATTTTTGTGAAGAAAACAAGGAAATTACAAAAAAGACAAATGTGGATGGGACACGAAATATCGCTGAAGCGGTGGAAGAGATAAATGGGAAACTTATCTTTTGTTCAACAGATCTGGTTTTTGATGGTAAAAAAGGTAATTATAGAGAAGATGATGAGGTGAATCCTTTAAATTATTATGCTGAGACAAAGGTTAAGGGTGAAGAGATTACCAGGAAGATTTGTTCTAACTATATCATAGCAAGGATTAGCATCATATATGGATGGAGTAATAACCTCAATAAGGGATTTACTGATAATCTTTTGGAAAATTTAAAATCAAAGAAAAAAGTGTTTCTATTTCAGGATCAGTTTCGATCTCCGATATATGCTGTTAATTTATCAGAGGCATTATTAGAAATAGCAAAGAGAGATATAACAGGTGTAATTCACCTGGGAGGAAAGGAAAGGATCAGTAGATATGAATTTGGTAGAAAATTTGCCAGGAAGTTTCATCTTGATACTGAACTAATCATAGAAGGTTCGTTCCTGGAACATGATTTGATCGGAACGAGACCAAAGGACAGTTCTCTGGATATTTCCAAGGCAAAGGCAATTCTGAAGACTCGATTCATAGATATTAATGAAGGATTGAATTGTATGAAAGAGACTCTAAGTCATTAAGAGGTTATTAAATTGTCTCGAAAAATTTCTTCTTCTCAATACGACGTAGTGATCATAGGAGCTGGCCTTGGCGGATTGATTTCTGCTGCTGTTATTGCAAAAAAAGGTTTTAGGGTCTTAGTTGTGGAAAAGAACAGCTACCCAGGGGGATGCTGCAGCAGTTTTTCTAAAGATGGATATATCTTTAATTTCGGACCTTCTTTATTTTGGGGATTAGATAGGGGAGGCCCTCTCTATAATCTTTTTGAATATCTTGGCATTCAAGAAAGTATCAAAACTCAGAATATCCTCAGAAGGATAGATCCAGGAATACAGATT
This sequence is a window from Nitrospinota bacterium. Protein-coding genes within it:
- the trmFO gene encoding methylenetetrahydrofolate--tRNA-(uracil(54)-C(5))-methyltransferase (FADH(2)-oxidizing) TrmFO, which gives rise to ELIEGDIVPLKDFEKEMFFEGCLPIEELARRGEKALAYGPLKPVGLKDKNGLRPFAVVQLRKENKEGKTYSMVGFQTRLTYQEQKRIFRMIPGLEKVRFLQYGSRHRNTYINSPLILNEHLQVKFLPHIFIAGQLTGVEGYIESASMGLIAGINAIRFLRGDDLFVPPPTTAIGSLIRFITGSHSSQFQPTNINFGLFPSLNSNNISKSKRKIFIVERAMKDIQKWSIIINKQNKNTLLKVLV
- the xerC gene encoding tyrosine recombinase XerC, encoding MKIQYLIEKFKRFLDIEKNVSEHTLRNYISDLEQFRQFLKATSLCLKDTKGDIDLEDIDKLIIRSYMGYLHVKIGNSGKTVARKLSTLRSFFQYLIREGYTDKNYPKMVSAPKQEKRIPSFLSVDDIYKLLESPKGMKPLVLRDLAILELFYASGIRISELVNLDLKDLNFQDRFVKVLGKGRKERIVPLGRKSSEALQNYINIRNDLIKKGSDERESMSALFLNNKGRRITPRGVQNIVMKYVRDAGLKKKISPHTLRHSFATHLLDAGADLRTIQEFLGHSSLSTTQKYTHLTTDRLMQIYDKAHPRARKKS
- a CDS encoding SDR family oxidoreductase; amino-acid sequence: MRILITGGSGLLGWNLSKIASCNHQVIISYFKHPVELPDLCSVLLNIINKSEVKKLIKFYRPEVIIHTAALTNVDFCEENKEITKKTNVDGTRNIAEAVEEINGKLIFCSTDLVFDGKKGNYREDDEVNPLNYYAETKVKGEEITRKICSNYIIARISIIYGWSNNLNKGFTDNLLENLKSKKKVFLFQDQFRSPIYAVNLSEALLEIAKRDITGVIHLGGKERISRYEFGRKFARKFHLDTELIIEGSFLEHDLIGTRPKDSSLDISKAKAILKTRFIDINEGLNCMKETLSH
- the hslV gene encoding ATP-dependent protease subunit HslV yields the protein MDLRFRSTTILCVRHKNKVVMAGDGQVSFGNTVMKHMARKVRRMYNDKILAGFAGAAADAFALFGRFESKLEQYHGNLNRAAVELAKDWRMDKVLRRLEALLVVADKESSLLLSGTGEIIEPDDGIIGIGSGGPYALAAAKALVAYSNLETREIVKKAMEIAASICVFTNDNIVVEEL
- the argB gene encoding acetylglutamate kinase, with product MTKERKKYTPVEKANILIEAFPYIKRFYGKTIVIKFGGSAMINESLKKSFALDIILMKYIGIAPVIVHGGGPKITEVMKKMGKEPNFIEGQRITDSETMDIVEMVLGGIVNKQIVALINHHGGRAVGLTGKDGQFIKAKKLNFKRLSEETGTPEIIDIGMVGEVESINPEIVKILKEGDFIPVIAPIGIGEHGETYNINADHVASRVASALHAEKLILLTDEVGIIGKDKSLLPTLNSKEVNNLIQKKVIKGGMLPKVAACLDALDSHVSKTHIIDGRVNHAILLEMFTDEGVGTEIVN
- a CDS encoding PHP-associated domain-containing protein — protein: MFFDIHTHTTRYSPCSILKPHDLVNKALELNLDGIVITEHGMLWDKEEILELKEETGANDMPILRGQEVTCYTPQGNFHGDLLVFGYDELFQEKVTAVEVIERVHEVGGVVVAAHPYREGYGFGDDVFNLHLDGIEVFHPYHSSLDIKKAQSAKKILDVADLGGSDAHDVSFVGYYLTSFSGEVKTEEDLVREIIAKNCKAVTLEEVKEVEGK
- a CDS encoding argininosuccinate synthase → MNHLPKKIVLAYSGGLDTSVIIKWLLENYKSEIIAFVADLGQKEDLKEIKNKALATGAKNVYVEDLKEEFVRDYIFKALKANAIYEGTYLLGTSLARPLIAKKQIEIADKEGADAVAHGATGKGNDQVRFELTYKSLNPEIKIIAPWREWEFDSRESLIAYAKKHSIPVPVTAEKPYSSDENLFHISYEGGVLEDPWLEPKEDMFKLTTSPEQAPDSPVYLEIDFEKGIPVAIDGKKNSPAKLLEKLNKTGGQHGIGRIDIVENRFVGIKSRGVYETPGGTILHIAHRAIESITMDREVMHIRDSLIPKYSELIYYGFWFSPEMEMLQKTIDESQLNVTGKVRVKLYKGNCIVTGRKSEQSLYSQKLATFEKEEVYNQKDAGGFINLNALRLKMRALLKRKT
- the argF gene encoding ornithine carbamoyltransferase — protein: MKKDLLSLTNLEKEEIEEILERASVLKDNLKKGISYRPLEGRILGLIFQKPSTRTRVSFEAGMYQLGGTVIFLNTDELQLSRGEGIKDSAMVLSRYLDGLVIRTYSQEKLEEFAHHATIPVINGLTDLLHPCQILSDIFTIKEKRGGYRGIKVAYVGDGNNVANSWLYGASKLGINLSIASPKGYQPNKEILKTAISLAYESGARIDLFEDPFKAVNDADIIYTDVWTSMGQEKEYQKRKKIFRDYQINKKLVDAAKKEVLVMHCMPVHREEEITSEVMDGPMSIIIEQSENRLHTQKAILEILLA
- the hslU gene encoding ATP-dependent protease ATPase subunit HslU yields the protein MKKLTPREIVKELDKYIIGQKEAKRASAIALRNRWRRQQLQPELRDEVAPKNIIMIGPTGVGKTEIARRLSKLDSSPFLKIEASKFTEVGYVGRDVESIIRDLTELSKNMVLDEKTSEVEDKATKAAEERILDLLLPLPKTHHKKGDIEKEELDDLGKEHYQNTREKFKKYLREGKFDDRFVEIDIQEKMVPVIEVLSGSGLEEMDINIKDMFGSLLPQKKKRRKEKVPEALRIFKQEEAQKLIDMGKVIKEAINRIEQSGIVFLDEIDKIAGREGTHGPDVSREGVQRDLLPIIEGSRVSTKYGMVKTDHILFIAAGAFHVSKPSDLIPEMQGRFPIRVELDSLGKEEFIKILTEPQNALIKQYTALLETEDIKIEFTDEAISEIAGLAALVNDRSENIGARRLHTIMEKLLDEISFDAPDLEIKEIEIDAKYVREKLDKVIKDEDLSRYIL
- a CDS encoding acetylornithine transaminase; protein product: MDTNNIIKNSLRYLVNNYFRFPIVLVRGEGCKVWDVDGKEYIDFASGLGTTNLGHCHPKIIEAVKDQVETLIHISNFYHIVPQVEMAMLLVENSFADRVFFCNSGAEANEAAIKLARKYSRDRYGDQRYEVISTRGSFHGRTIASLSATCQEKLWKGFEPMLVGFQYVPFDNIEETEKTISDKTCAIIVEPIQGEGGVNIPSEGYLKKLRGLCDKNNLLLILDEVQTGMGRTGKLFAYEHENVSPDIMTLAKSLGGGLPIGAMLATNDVAETFTPGSHGSTFGGNPLSCAAGMAALKVILEENLLENSSKVGNYFIDRLKGLQMKYDFIKDLRGRGLMIGMEIDFEGKKIVELCAEKGFIINCTMERILRFLPPLMIGEKEVDLLIDMLNEIFKGLKS